The DNA sequence ACCGTGAATCTGAAATAAATTTCATCCAATTAGACCAGGCATGCCTGGTCTTTTCTTCATTTGCAAAGACAAATAATAAAAGAACAGCCGCTTTTAAAAAGCAGCTGTTCCACCAATCACTCTATTGTAGAAAATGCGCCATTCCCCGGCTAATGAGCGGGTGCAGCATAGTAATGTGTCCTTCTTCCAGGAAAATTCGCAAATCCACTTCAAAATTCGACAATTGCCAGTCAAAAAGGCGAATATGCATTTGTCTCACTTCTTCAATTACATCAGCATCTTCTGCAGCGCCAACCCCAAGCAGCAAAGACTTGAATTGCAAGTTGCCTACTTCCTCCCATTCCCGAAGTTGATTATAGAGGTCTTCTTCCAATGAAACCAAGTGACGGTTATCTCGTCCGATTTCCGGGCTCCCCGCAATATATGTATCAAATAGTTCAGGCTTATGTAGTAGCGCATACAAAGTGAATAATCCGCCTAAGCCGTGTCCAAACAGTCCTGCTTTTCCGATGTTGATCGAAGTTTTACTTTCAACTGAAGGCTTCAAATCCCGCTCAAGGAAATAAAGAAATGCGTCCGCACCACCAGCACCTTTTTTCGAATCTGCTGATGTGTAGTCCCAGGACCTTGCTGCGTAATCGTAAGGCTCATCTGTTGGATAACCAATACCTACAATCACTGCCGGTTCAGCCGCCTCAGAAGCATAAGACTGCAGTCTTGCAGCTTCAACGACAGAAGAAAAAATGGCATTGCCATCCAATACATACATGACCGGAAATCCTTCTTCTGGAATCGGAGCATTAGGGACAAACATCGAAATCCGATACAAACGCCCTGTTTCCGATTCCATTTCCCACTGTTCAGTATATGGAATTGTATATGCTGAAATTGTCTTTTCCATGGTTTCTCCTTTAAACACTTTTGACATATATAATTGTAAACCATTTTAAATATAGGTTTTCAATAAGTTTATAAGGATTCCATGAAATTTTCAAACAAAAAATAAAAAGCACTGCACATTCTTTACATGTACAGCGCCTTATAGATTCTTAGACCAAGTTGCCAGCACTTCTATTGCTTATTTGTCGAACGTCAATTTGACCCGCAGATGAAGAAATTTGGTTCCTTCCGTTTCTCTTCGCCTCGTACAGGGCGGCATCCGCTTTATTCAACAGTTGCGACAAATCCTTTATGTCCACTTCACCAGCCAATTCAATTGTTGTCACTCCTCCACTCAACGTAACCGGTATTTCATTATCGTTAACTGTAAATGGCTGTGATTCAACAGCTAAACGCAATTTATCCGCTACTGCACCAGCCTCCAGCTCAGTCTTTCCTACCATCGCACACACAAATTCCTCACCGCCATATCGTGCAAATAACATATCCTCGTCCAGAACCGACTTGCAGATTTGTGCCACATGAACAAGCGCCTCATCACCTGCATGATGACCGTGCATGTCATTAACACTTTTGAAATGATCGATATCAAAGAGTACTACACTGAAGTTATGGCGCTTCGGATTCATATTGGCCAATAACTCTTCACACTTTTCAAAGAAAGCACGGCGGTTATACACTTGGGTCAATTCATCATAATAAGCCTGATGCTCCAGCTTCTCATGTAGTCTATTCATTTCTGTTATATCTCTAATAATGATGAGTGTACCTTTCATACCTTCTTCTTTTTGACGCAATGATGAAACGCGGACTTGAAACGTGCGCTCAGTTAAGTCAAAATCGGCCCTTCCACTCCACGTAAACAGCTGGGTCCCCGACTTTAAAGGAAACCTCTCTTTACAAAGCTCCAACCATACTTCATCAATTGTTTTCCCATAAACAGGTCCACTAAAAGATAGAAACATATGACTAAAGGCTTCATTAAATTCGACTACACGTGAAGTCTGATCGAGCACTACAACTCCGTCATCAATACTATGAAAGATCGTATCCTTGGCGACTGGAATGATCTTGAATAATTCAGACGTATTAATGGCCCATAGAAACAGCAAAGTCACAACCCACAACACCATTGGTACCAGGTCAATTCCTGGCGGCGTTAGACCAATCAAATACAAAAAGGCCGTCAACATAGGGACAAGCTGACTCCACATCAAGGAAAACAGCTGCATCCGATAAACTCCCGATGTTTCTCTCCATTGTGAGACAACAAGGAAAAAGGCGACAAACATGCAGGAAAAGATGAAAACTCCATGCACCATATACCAAATCCCTATCTCTTGGTGAACATAAGGCATTCCAAGAAGCGGATCGATTTCAAAAACACGATAATATAAGTGGTGGAGCGGATTCGTTATCACCATGATCAATGTAATAGAAGGAATGGCGAGAAATGCGACTACCTTTGCTTTTGTAATACGCTGCCCAAGATACTTCATAATGAATAGCAGACCAAGCGGCGGTGCAAACGGCATC is a window from the Aciduricibacillus chroicocephali genome containing:
- a CDS encoding alpha/beta hydrolase; the encoded protein is MEKTISAYTIPYTEQWEMESETGRLYRISMFVPNAPIPEEGFPVMYVLDGNAIFSSVVEAARLQSYASEAAEPAVIVGIGYPTDEPYDYAARSWDYTSADSKKGAGGADAFLYFLERDLKPSVESKTSINIGKAGLFGHGLGGLFTLYALLHKPELFDTYIAGSPEIGRDNRHLVSLEEDLYNQLREWEEVGNLQFKSLLLGVGAAEDADVIEEVRQMHIRLFDWQLSNFEVDLRIFLEEGHITMLHPLISRGMAHFLQ
- a CDS encoding histidine kinase N-terminal 7TM domain-containing diguanylate cyclase; the encoded protein is MTSHLTAYIALVCTSGVLNAYLLFRVLKRRYLYEDIARFFIAYSIATTIYCFGSAFGLMATSLEAVKFWTVIQYVGMPFAPPLGLLFIMKYLGQRITKAKVVAFLAIPSITLIMVITNPLHHLYYRVFEIDPLLGMPYVHQEIGIWYMVHGVFIFSCMFVAFFLVVSQWRETSGVYRMQLFSLMWSQLVPMLTAFLYLIGLTPPGIDLVPMVLWVVTLLFLWAINTSELFKIIPVAKDTIFHSIDDGVVVLDQTSRVVEFNEAFSHMFLSFSGPVYGKTIDEVWLELCKERFPLKSGTQLFTWSGRADFDLTERTFQVRVSSLRQKEEGMKGTLIIIRDITEMNRLHEKLEHQAYYDELTQVYNRRAFFEKCEELLANMNPKRHNFSVVLFDIDHFKSVNDMHGHHAGDEALVHVAQICKSVLDEDMLFARYGGEEFVCAMVGKTELEAGAVADKLRLAVESQPFTVNDNEIPVTLSGGVTTIELAGEVDIKDLSQLLNKADAALYEAKRNGRNQISSSAGQIDVRQISNRSAGNLV